The genomic DNA GTTCTCGGCCACGTAGAGCCGCTTGCCGTCGGCGGATACGGCGAGACCGGCGGGATACCGTGTCGCCTCCTGGTCTGGTTTCTTCTCAGCCGGATTCTCCGCTTTCTTCTCCACGAGCGGAAAAGACCCGACCTTGCGCGCCTGGCCGTCTTCCCAGGCGTAGCAGTAAACGGCGTCGTCGTTGCCTCCCGAGGCGTAGAGCGACTTTCCGTCGGGCGAAAACGCGACCCCGAGAAAGGCCGAGCCCTGCGGAAGAGTCTGGACGACCTGCTTCGAATCGCGATCGACGACCTGCAACCCCTGCTCCCGCCAACCGCTCAGGAGAAGCACGAGTCGCCGCCCGCCGGGAGCGGGGATCATCTTCAGCGGCATGTTTCCGACGTCGAGCGAAGTGCCCGCGGTGTCGAGGAAGAGACCCGTCGGAAGGCGGACGCGTGTGTCGGATGGCGGGGCTTGAGCCGTCGCCCGGAGTCCCGGCAGCGCCAGGGAGAGGAGCAGAAGAGCGACGGCGATGCGCTTCACCTGTTCGCCGACCGGATCGAGACGGGACGTCGAAGCGCCTTGGCCGGCGCGCGCGCCAAGAGCGGTGCCGAGCTCGAGAGTCTTGCGCAGCCGGATAAGAATCATGTCCGGAAGCACTCTTACAAACTCCCGGATCCCCAGCTATCGAAAAGCTGCGCTCGGTTGTTTCGCCTCCCGGACGTTCACGTACATGGTCGCGAGTCGGAAGGTCAGAAAGTCGCGAGTCGAGGTGGGCGTCCGCGGATAGATTCCGCGCCAGCCCGCGACGGTCACGATCCTTCTACGGCTCGCGGGCGGCGACGGATGCCGCCGATGCGTCAGAGGCCCAGCACGAGCCGGACCCCGTCTTCGACCTCCTCGATCGTCCGCGCGGAGAGGGCGCCGGCCCGCTCCTCCAGCGCCGATTTGTCGATCGTGACGATCTGGGAGACGTTGACCACCGATTCCTTTTCGAGACCGCTCTCGCGAGGTCGAACGACGACGTTGCCGGGGGCGCGGCCGAGCGCGACGTTGGACGTGATCGCCGCGGCAACCACCGTCCGGATGCGGCTTTCGTTGAAGTCGTCGGACTGAAGAACCAGGACGGGACGGCGGTATCCCGGCGCCGATCCTCTCGGCTTGCCGAGGGACGTCCACCAGATCTCGCCGCGCTTCATCAGCGTTCTTTCTTGCGAAGGGCCCTTCGCTGCAGCTCCTCCAGCGCCGGATCGAGGGCAGAAGGTTCGTGACCGTAGACTTCGTCCAGCCTCTCGCGAACGCTCATGGCGGGATGCCTTCGGAGGTAGTCCTCGAGTGCGGTGGAGTAGAGCTCACTCCGCGAAACGCCGAGCTTCTTCGACGCCCGGTCTGCCGCCTTGAAGAGGCGGTCCGGGACGGAAACGGCCGTCTTCATGGACCCGAGTATAACAGGGGTATAACTCGATTGGCCGCGAGTCGGAAGGTCAGAAAGTCGCGAGTCGAGATGTGGACGCCGGGCGTTCAGCGC from Thermoanaerobaculia bacterium includes the following:
- a CDS encoding type II toxin-antitoxin system PemK/MazF family toxin, with translation MKRGEIWWTSLGKPRGSAPGYRRPVLVLQSDDFNESRIRTVVAAAITSNVALGRAPGNVVVRPRESGLEKESVVNVSQIVTIDKSALEERAGALSARTIEEVEDGVRLVLGL
- a CDS encoding ChpI protein, which produces MKTAVSVPDRLFKAADRASKKLGVSRSELYSTALEDYLRRHPAMSVRERLDEVYGHEPSALDPALEELQRRALRKKER